The Camelus bactrianus isolate YW-2024 breed Bactrian camel chromosome 32, ASM4877302v1, whole genome shotgun sequence genome includes a region encoding these proteins:
- the CDK2AP1 gene encoding cyclin-dependent kinase 2-associated protein 1 isoform X2, with protein sequence MSYKPNLTAHMPAASLNAAGSVHPPSTSMATSSQYRQLLSDYGPPSLGYTQGTGSSQVPQSKYAELLAIIEELGKEIRPTYAGSKSAMERLKRGIIHARGLVRECLAETERNARS encoded by the exons ATGTCTTACAAACCGAACTTGACCGCGCACATGCCCGCCGCCTCCCTCAACGCCG CTGGGAGCGTCCACCCGCCCTCCACCAGTATGGCGACGTCCTCACAGTACCGCCAGCTGCTGAGTGACTACGGGCCACCATCGCTAGGCTACACCCAG GGAACTGGGAGCAGCCAGGTGCCCCAGAGCAAATACGCTGAGCTGCTGGCCATCATCGAAGAACTGGGGAAGGAGATCAGACCCACCTACGCGGGCAGCAAGAGCGCGATGGAGAGACTAAAACGGG GCATCATCCACGCTAGAGGACTGGTGAGGGAGTGCTTGGCTGAAACGGAACGGAATGCCAGGTCCTAG
- the CDK2AP1 gene encoding cyclin-dependent kinase 2-associated protein 1 isoform X1 yields the protein MRERETVWLRGRQAEGKLLPGPAWRQAGSCRGGLAGSVHPPSTSMATSSQYRQLLSDYGPPSLGYTQGTGSSQVPQSKYAELLAIIEELGKEIRPTYAGSKSAMERLKRGIIHARGLVRECLAETERNARS from the exons ATGCGTGAGAGAGAGACCGTTTGGCTCCGGGGGCGGCAGGCAGAGGGGAAGCTGCTCCCCGGCCCTGCGTGGAGGCAGGCGGGCAGCTGCCGAGGAGGGCTAG CTGGGAGCGTCCACCCGCCCTCCACCAGTATGGCGACGTCCTCACAGTACCGCCAGCTGCTGAGTGACTACGGGCCACCATCGCTAGGCTACACCCAG GGAACTGGGAGCAGCCAGGTGCCCCAGAGCAAATACGCTGAGCTGCTGGCCATCATCGAAGAACTGGGGAAGGAGATCAGACCCACCTACGCGGGCAGCAAGAGCGCGATGGAGAGACTAAAACGGG GCATCATCCACGCTAGAGGACTGGTGAGGGAGTGCTTGGCTGAAACGGAACGGAATGCCAGGTCCTAG
- the MTRFR gene encoding mitochondrial translation release factor in rescue translates to MSTSGLFRFPARLARVCMVPWGLRFPEKPALLSLGMVVTPVQVAGKKDHPALLSLDERELEEQFVKGHGPGGQATNKTSNCVVLRHVPSGIVVKCHQTRSVDQNRKLARRILQEKVDVFYNGENSPVCKERREAEKRKQERKKRAKETLEKKKLLREQWESSRTAPGERTADSD, encoded by the exons ATGAGCACCTCGGGTCTGTTTCGTTTTCCTGCCCGGCTGGCCAGGGTGTGCATGGTGCCATGGGGGCTCCGGTTCCCCGAGAAGCCAGCGCTGCTCTCCCTGGGAATGGTGGTCACTCCGGTCCAGGTGGCAGGCAAGAAGGACCACCCTGCTTTGCTCTCCCTGGATGAGCGTGAACTCGAAGAGCAGTTCGTAAAAGGACATGGTCCAGGGGGCCAGGCAACCAACAAAACGAGCAACTGCGTGGTGCTGAGGCACGTCCCCTCGGGCATCGTCGTCAAG TGCCACCAGACGAGATCCGTCGATCAGAACAGAAAGCTAGCGCGGAGAATCCTGCAGGAGAAAGTGGATGTTTTCTACAACGGCGAAAACAGTCCTGTCTGCAAAGAAAGACgagaggcagagaagagaaagcaagaaaggaaaaaaagagcaaaggaaaCGCTAGAGAAAAAGAAACTCCTGAGAGAACAGTGGGAATCAAGTAGAACTGCTCCTGGAGAAAGGACTGCAGATTCCGACTGA